A window from Enterocloster bolteae encodes these proteins:
- a CDS encoding ABC transporter permease has product MAKYIIKRLVAGVLSLFILITITFFLMHVIPGGPFSPSEQRNVPEKILEQISEKYGLNDPLPAQYVRYLGNLLHGDMGTSFKKQDTTVNELIANGFPVSAKVGALGIAVALAAGIPLGIVAAVKRGKLADGASMVLATIGVSVPSFVLCVLMMYVFCEKWKIFPSYGLTSWKHYVLPVFCMAFSQVAYITRLMRSSMLETMRQDYIRTERSKGVPEWEVISKYALKNSILPVVTYVGPLVATLLTGTFIIEKLFSIPGLGRYFISAITDRDYSVTLGLTVFLGVMIIGCNLIVDIMYAVIDPRVKITE; this is encoded by the coding sequence ATGGCAAAGTACATAATCAAGCGGTTGGTAGCAGGCGTGTTATCTCTATTTATTCTTATTACCATTACATTCTTTCTGATGCATGTCATTCCGGGAGGTCCTTTCAGTCCGTCTGAGCAGAGGAACGTGCCGGAAAAAATCCTGGAGCAGATTTCCGAAAAATATGGTCTCAATGACCCGCTTCCGGCCCAGTATGTCAGATATCTCGGCAATCTCCTTCATGGGGATATGGGGACTTCCTTTAAAAAACAGGATACCACGGTCAATGAACTTATAGCCAACGGCTTTCCGGTATCGGCAAAGGTGGGGGCGCTGGGAATTGCGGTGGCCCTTGCGGCGGGAATCCCCCTGGGAATCGTGGCAGCCGTGAAGCGGGGAAAGCTGGCGGACGGCGCCTCCATGGTGCTGGCCACCATCGGCGTGTCAGTGCCCAGCTTTGTGCTCTGTGTGCTGATGATGTACGTATTCTGTGAGAAGTGGAAGATATTTCCCTCTTATGGCCTGACTTCGTGGAAGCACTATGTGCTGCCGGTGTTCTGTATGGCATTTTCCCAGGTGGCCTATATCACCCGTCTCATGCGTTCCAGCATGCTGGAGACCATGCGCCAGGATTACATAAGGACAGAGCGCTCCAAGGGCGTGCCGGAATGGGAGGTCATCAGCAAGTATGCCCTTAAGAACTCCATTCTTCCGGTGGTAACCTATGTGGGCCCGCTGGTGGCCACGCTGCTCACCGGTACGTTCATCATTGAAAAGCTGTTCAGCATCCCGGGACTGGGACGCTATTTCATATCCGCCATCACGGACAGGGACTATTCTGTTACACTGGGACTTACCGTGTTCTTAGGCGTGATGATTATTGGCTGTAATCTGATTGTTGACATCATGTACGCAGTGATTGACCCAAGAGTAAAGATAACGGAGTAG
- a CDS encoding ABC transporter permease, whose product MEERVEFTMSDVIPEELLAGLSDTDREMESINRPSISYWRNCWIRLKKDKLAMLGIAIVVLMTLAAIFVPMFSPYTYDQTDFGNALQWPNSAHLFGTDKMGRDIFVRTMYGARISLSIGFAAAAINMVIGVLYGGISGYVGGTTDIIMMRVVDILTGIPSLIYMILIMMFLGNTIQSILIAMCLTYWITTARMVRAQILTLREQDFALAAKVCGLSKWQILIHHLIPNSMGSIIVTVTFLIPSAIFQEAFLSFLGIGIQVPKASWGTLANDAIEYLFSYPYQMLFPALAISITIFALNFIGDGLRDALDPRLKK is encoded by the coding sequence ATGGAAGAGAGAGTTGAATTTACCATGTCGGATGTGATTCCCGAGGAACTCCTGGCGGGACTTTCCGACACAGACCGGGAGATGGAATCCATTAACCGCCCCAGCATCTCCTACTGGAGGAACTGCTGGATACGGCTTAAGAAGGATAAGCTGGCTATGCTGGGCATTGCCATTGTGGTGCTTATGACATTGGCAGCCATATTTGTACCTATGTTTTCCCCTTATACATATGACCAGACAGACTTTGGAAATGCCCTTCAGTGGCCCAACAGCGCCCACTTGTTCGGGACAGACAAGATGGGACGTGATATTTTTGTCAGGACCATGTACGGGGCCCGTATCAGCCTGTCCATCGGATTTGCGGCAGCGGCCATCAACATGGTCATAGGCGTGCTCTACGGGGGCATATCAGGCTATGTGGGAGGAACCACGGATATTATCATGATGCGTGTGGTGGATATCCTGACCGGTATTCCCAGCCTGATTTATATGATTTTGATTATGATGTTTCTGGGTAACACCATACAGAGTATTCTGATTGCCATGTGTCTCACTTACTGGATTACCACGGCCAGAATGGTCCGTGCCCAGATACTGACCCTGAGGGAACAGGATTTTGCCCTGGCAGCCAAGGTCTGCGGGCTGAGCAAATGGCAGATTCTGATACACCATCTGATACCCAACAGCATGGGTTCCATCATCGTGACGGTTACGTTTCTGATTCCTTCAGCCATATTCCAGGAGGCGTTTTTAAGCTTTTTAGGCATCGGTATCCAGGTGCCCAAGGCCAGCTGGGGAACCCTGGCCAATGACGCCATAGAATATCTGTTTTCATATCCTTACCAGATGCTGTTTCCGGCGCTGGCAATCAGCATCACCATATTTGCCCTGAACTTTATCGGTGACGGGCTGCGGGATGCTCTGGACCCAAGACTTAAGAAGTAG
- a CDS encoding ABC transporter ATP-binding protein: protein MMEDTILEVENLRTSFATDAGSVQSVRGITFHVGKGESLGIVGESGCGKSVTMLSIMGLLEDNASRQANALLFDGEDLLKKSPREMRKIQGNRIGMIFQDPMTSLNPLFTVGEQIRGPLMRHQKLSRKEAEKKALVMLEAVGLPSPERRLKQYPHELSGGMRQRVMIAIAMCCKPELLIADEPTTALDVTIQAQILELMAHMKNEFNTSVILITHDLGVISSLCTRVIVMYGGLIMEEGKIEDIFYRTGHPYTAGLLASIPKRTKEKLVPIFGTPPDLLNPPKGCPFAARCSRAMKLCAVHQPPFCDLGNGHVSACWLHNESVKARMGEVKL, encoded by the coding sequence ATGATGGAAGATACAATATTAGAGGTAGAGAACCTGCGCACCAGTTTTGCCACAGACGCAGGCAGCGTGCAGTCCGTAAGGGGCATCACCTTCCATGTGGGGAAGGGAGAGAGCCTGGGAATCGTGGGGGAATCCGGCTGCGGAAAAAGTGTGACCATGCTGTCAATTATGGGGCTGCTGGAGGACAATGCTTCCCGGCAGGCGAACGCCCTGCTCTTTGACGGTGAGGACTTGCTTAAAAAGTCTCCCAGGGAAATGAGGAAGATACAGGGCAACCGGATTGGCATGATATTCCAGGATCCCATGACCAGTCTGAATCCCCTGTTTACAGTAGGGGAACAGATTCGCGGTCCCCTGATGCGCCACCAGAAGCTTTCCAGGAAGGAAGCAGAGAAAAAGGCCCTGGTTATGCTGGAGGCAGTGGGCCTTCCCAGCCCGGAGCGCAGGCTGAAGCAGTATCCCCATGAGCTCTCAGGCGGTATGCGCCAGAGGGTTATGATAGCCATAGCCATGTGCTGTAAGCCGGAGCTTCTAATAGCAGACGAGCCTACCACTGCACTGGATGTGACCATACAGGCCCAGATTCTGGAACTGATGGCCCATATGAAGAATGAGTTTAACACCTCCGTCATATTGATTACACATGACCTGGGGGTTATATCCAGCCTGTGCACCAGGGTTATTGTCATGTATGGGGGATTAATCATGGAGGAGGGGAAGATCGAGGATATCTTCTACCGGACCGGCCATCCCTACACGGCAGGACTTCTGGCCTCCATACCAAAGAGGACAAAGGAAAAGCTGGTGCCAATCTTCGGCACGCCGCCCGACCTTTTGAATCCTCCAAAGGGATGTCCCTTTGCGGCCCGGTGTTCCCGGGCCATGAAGCTCTGCGCCGTCCATCAGCCGCCCTTTTGCGACCTGGGAAACGGACATGTCAGCGCCTGCTGGCTTCACAATGAATCGGTGAAAGCCCGGATGGGGGAGGTGAAGCTGTGA
- a CDS encoding ABC transporter ATP-binding protein, which translates to MAQCTDTNNCIEVNDLKMHFMLKSGLFSKPKVLKAVDGVTFSIEKGRTMGLVGESGCGKTTVGRTILKLYQATAGRILYQGTDITGLSDSQMVPYRKKMQMIFQDPYTSLDPRKNIGDIIAEPIWAMKLHTGKDKNDRVRELIEMVGLKPDHINRYPHEFSGGQRQRIGIARALAAEPEFIVCDEPISALDVSIQAQVINILEELQDKFHFTYLFISHDLSMVRHISSEVGVMYLGNLIEYAQVDELYDNMLHPYTQSLISAVPVADPKLAKENQRIILEGDVPSPINPAPGCPFRSRCRYAKDICGQVKPELKAVNDKHKVACHLFD; encoded by the coding sequence ATGGCTCAATGTACTGATACCAATAACTGTATTGAAGTAAATGATTTGAAGATGCATTTTATGCTGAAAAGCGGCCTTTTTTCCAAGCCAAAGGTGTTAAAGGCAGTGGACGGCGTAACTTTCTCCATTGAGAAAGGCCGCACCATGGGATTGGTGGGGGAATCAGGCTGCGGCAAAACCACGGTGGGCCGCACCATCCTTAAGCTGTACCAGGCAACTGCGGGACGGATTCTGTATCAGGGAACGGACATCACCGGACTGAGCGACAGCCAGATGGTTCCCTACAGGAAGAAAATGCAGATGATATTCCAGGACCCTTATACCTCCCTGGACCCAAGGAAGAACATAGGCGACATTATAGCCGAGCCCATATGGGCCATGAAGCTGCACACGGGGAAGGATAAGAATGACCGTGTCAGGGAGCTGATCGAGATGGTCGGCCTGAAACCGGACCATATCAACCGGTATCCCCATGAGTTTTCAGGCGGACAGAGGCAGAGAATCGGCATAGCCAGGGCTTTGGCCGCGGAGCCGGAATTTATTGTCTGCGATGAGCCCATATCGGCCCTGGATGTATCCATCCAGGCCCAGGTTATCAATATACTGGAGGAGCTGCAGGATAAGTTTCATTTTACCTATCTGTTCATTTCCCATGATTTGTCCATGGTGCGCCATATCTCGTCAGAGGTGGGGGTCATGTACCTGGGCAATCTCATTGAGTACGCCCAGGTGGATGAGCTGTATGACAACATGCTCCACCCCTATACCCAGTCCCTGATTTCCGCAGTGCCTGTGGCGGACCCAAAGCTGGCTAAGGAAAACCAGAGAATCATCCTGGAAGGAGATGTTCCCTCGCCCATTAATCCGGCTCCCGGCTGTCCCTTCCGAAGCAGGTGCCGCTACGCAAAGGATATCTGCGGCCAGGTTAAGCCGGAGTTAAAGGCGGTCAATGACAAGCATAAGGTGGCCTGCCATCTTTTTGATTAG